The following are encoded together in the Proteiniphilum saccharofermentans genome:
- a CDS encoding polyprenol monophosphomannose synthase, translating into MSDSSDSIVLIPTYNEKENIENIIRAVFALEKDFHILVIDDGSPDGTASIVKSLMLEEFGGCLFIEERKEKLGLGTAYIHGFKWALMRSYDYIFEMDADFSHNPEDLPRLYAACHDEGYDLSVGSRYVTGVNVVNWPIGRVLMSYFASKYVRVITGLNIKDTTAGFVCYRRKVLETIDLDRVRFKGYAFQIEMKYTAHVLGFKIKEVSVIFVNRQLGTSKMNTSIFGEAFFGVIDLRRRKATGKIKPHPEK; encoded by the coding sequence ATGTCAGATAGTTCAGATAGTATAGTACTCATACCTACTTACAATGAAAAAGAGAATATCGAGAACATCATCAGGGCAGTTTTTGCTTTGGAGAAAGATTTTCATATTCTGGTGATCGATGACGGATCTCCCGACGGGACAGCTTCCATAGTGAAGAGTTTAATGTTAGAAGAGTTTGGAGGTTGCTTGTTTATTGAGGAGAGAAAAGAGAAATTAGGCTTGGGTACGGCGTATATCCACGGATTCAAATGGGCATTGATGCGTTCTTATGACTATATTTTCGAGATGGATGCCGATTTCTCACATAATCCGGAAGATCTCCCCAGACTATACGCTGCCTGTCACGACGAAGGGTATGATCTTTCCGTCGGATCGCGTTATGTCACCGGCGTAAATGTGGTAAACTGGCCAATAGGACGTGTGTTAATGTCTTACTTTGCATCAAAATATGTACGTGTTATCACGGGACTTAATATTAAGGATACTACGGCCGGCTTTGTCTGTTATCGTAGAAAGGTGTTGGAAACTATTGATCTCGATCGTGTCCGGTTCAAAGGATACGCTTTCCAGATCGAAATGAAATATACGGCTCATGTACTCGGGTTCAAGATAAAAGAGGTGTCGGTGATTTTTGTAAACAGACAGCTCGGCACCTCTAAGATGAACACGAGTATTTTCGGCGAAGCTTTTTTTGGA
- a CDS encoding trimeric intracellular cation channel family protein yields the protein MLFSVLDIIGTIAFAISGTLTAIEKRFDIFGIAIIAAVTAIGGGTLRDMLIGNTPVMWLQHLEYLYIVIATIIVTIFFRKSLNKLRTSLLLFDTMGIGIFTLIGIQKGLLIGLHPIVCILLGTVTACFGGVIRDTLCNEVPIIFKKEIYATPCIIGGGIFFLVQYMGFTQNIIYLVTIISIITIRLFAVRLHWSLPVVKL from the coding sequence ATGTTGTTTTCAGTATTAGATATAATCGGTACGATAGCTTTTGCCATTTCAGGAACGCTTACCGCCATAGAGAAGCGGTTCGATATTTTTGGGATTGCTATTATTGCAGCCGTGACGGCTATAGGTGGCGGAACATTGAGAGATATGCTTATCGGGAATACTCCGGTAATGTGGTTGCAGCATCTTGAATATCTTTACATCGTGATTGCTACTATTATTGTTACGATCTTTTTCCGGAAAAGTTTGAATAAACTTCGGACATCTCTTTTACTGTTTGACACAATGGGGATCGGTATTTTTACACTTATAGGGATACAAAAAGGGTTGTTAATCGGATTGCACCCCATAGTATGCATCCTCTTAGGTACGGTAACAGCCTGTTTTGGCGGGGTGATCAGGGATACACTTTGTAACGAAGTGCCTATTATCTTTAAGAAAGAGATATATGCTACTCCCTGTATTATCGGCGGAGGTATATTTTTTCTGGTTCAATATATGGGATTCACCCAGAACATAATCTATTTGGTTACCATTATATCCATTATTACCATTCGGCTTTTTGCCGTACGTTTGCATTGGTCATTACCCGTGGTAAAACTATAG